From one Phycodurus eques isolate BA_2022a chromosome 6, UOR_Pequ_1.1, whole genome shotgun sequence genomic stretch:
- the vps54 gene encoding vacuolar protein sorting-associated protein 54 isoform X1, producing MAARPISSPVPRPAGRDGIFRKERDPPSPSPSSSRRLTARSLPDVCPKEPTGEGRGLCDDPSVVSEHDRWTVYSSKVNLPAALNDPRLAKRESDFFTKTWGLDFSESEVMPSFCLANVTQEHFSVYLQESAQRERIHERCKTLCPVKDDIVDAISSISTTQEKSRAELDQIPKMFLKPDFALEEPSTFNAVLPWSHFNSGGGRSSRDVASSKLLQEKLSHYLDVVEVSIARQISLRSEAFFNAMSSQHDLQDRLKETQKAVAVLRRRTAAIDRVMCQGPLAALRAALTRNNCVKLHNKLKLMAAVHQTQPTVQLLLSTSEFVGALELIATTKEVLQQELQGIHSFRHLGSQLCELEKLIDKMMVEDFSMYARSELNRSLRDDTQLLEKERLQSLVFGLLRQRKLDFLDIYGDEMMAAAKAIVSQCVAERLLSIDDIDTEVVTKLAEQMRLMTFPQWFELLKDIFDCFLLFFQRMKATVSVIQLVVLEVLETNQKTSLVGKSHLEDRQPNESPGSYGDVTELAYLTHDGPFISDALRSAHPHQDGDVHQARAGTPDGELASREQNFMSGDMMPSDMELNRVLNNIQELLHAASDISHDRCVKVLTARAKDGSLERISSAEFVALSVAVEAFVKDTEELCGRRSVSLRGALQSQADRFVHRFHEERKTKLSLLLDNERWKQAEVPAEFQELVDSMADGAITLSLRKAAGPDDRKPGDFLLVQGHKYAVVGTVLLLIRIFLEYCQCVNDIPAIATDMLTRLADLLKHFNSRSCQLVLGAGALQVVGLKTITTKNLALASRCLQLVMFYIPVIRRHFESKLQPKHFSVLRHFDHITKDYNDHVSEIWAKLVAIMDSVFEKVLTKYEVKAPMPSSCFRNVCKQMVKMHEAINDLLPAEQTLMLFVRINNSLKANLKRQLARLGVVNDGGPQHGLVVVDVAFYTENVQALKNLEAFDLNMAEIWEHKR from the exons ATGGCGGCTCGGCCCATCTCCTCCCCGGTGCCTCGGCCTGCTGGCCGAGACGGGATCTTCCGAAAGGAGCGGGATCCCCCGTCcccttccccctcctcctcccggCGCCTTACTGCCCGCTCGCTACCTGACGTGTGCCCCAAAGAGCCCACTG GTGAGGGGCGGGGCCTGTGCGACGATCCCTCTGTGGTTTCGGAGCACGACCGCTGGACGGTGTACAGTTCCAAGGTCAACCTGCCAGCGGCACTCAACGACCCAAGGCTGGCCAAACGTGAGTCAGACTTCTTCACCAAGACCTGGGGTCTGGACTTCAGCGAGTCGGAGGTGATGCCGTCCTTCTGCCTCGCCAACGTTACGCAGGAACACTTCAGCGTGTACCTGCAGGAGAGCGCACAG AGGGAAAGAATCCACGAGCGATGTAAGACTCTTTGTCCAGTCAAAGATGACATTGTGGATGCCATCTCCAGCATTAGCACCACGCAAG AAAAGTCCAGAGCAGAATTGGACCAAATCCCCAAG ATGTTCCTGAAGCCTGACTTTGCCCTGGAAGAGCCGTCGACCTTCAATGCTGTCCTGCCGTGGTCCCACTTCAACAGCggtggtgggcgcagcagccgtGACGTGGCGTCCTCCAAACTGCTGCAAGAGAAG CTGAGTCACTACCTAGACGTGGTGGAGGTTAGCATCGCCCGGCAGATCTCTCTGCGCTCGGAGGCTTTCTTCAACGCCATGTCGTCGCAGCACGACCTGCAGGACCGTCTGAAGGAGACTCAAAAGGCCGTGGCCGTGCTGCGGCGCCGCACCGCTGCCATCGACCGAGTCATGTGCCAGGGCCCCCTGGCGGCTCTGCGTGCCGCCCTCACACGCAACAACTGCGTCAAGCTGCACAACAAGCTGAAGCTGATGGCGGCCGTGCACCAGACTCAGCCCACCGTGCAGTTGCTGCTCTCAACCTCTGAGTTTGTGGGAGCCCTAGAGCTTATCGCCACCACCAAGGAAGTTCTCCAGCAGGAGCTGCAAGGCATCCATAGCTTCAG ACATCTGGGCTCTCAGCTGtgtgagctggagaagctgaTTGACAAGATGATGGTGGAGGATTTCAGCATGTATGCACGCAGTGAGCTCAACCGCAGCCTGAGGGACGACACACAGCTCCTGGAGAAG gAGCGTCTTCAGTCGCTGGTGTTTGGCCTGCTGCGCCAGAGGAAGCTGGACTTTTTGGACATTTACGGTGACGAGATGATGGCAGCGGCCAAGGCCATTGTGTCCCAG tgtgtcGCAGAACGGCTCCTGTCCATCGATGATATCGACACGGAAGTTGTCACCAA GTTGGCCGAGCAGATGCGTCTGATGACCTTCCCTCAGTGGTTTGAGCTCCTCAAGGACATCTTTGACTGCTTCCTGCTTTTCTTCCAGAGGATGAAG GCCACTGTCAGTGTCATCCAGCTGGTGGTTCTAGAGGTTCTGGAGACCAACCAGAAGACTTCCTTGGTGGGTAAGTCCCACCTGGAGGACCGTCAGCCTAATGAGTCACCCGGCTCGTACGGTGACGTCACCGAGTTGGCCTACCTCACACACGACGGCCCGTTCATCAGCGACGCCCTCCGCAGTGCCCACCCCCACCAAGATGGCGATGTACACCAAGCCAGAGCCGGAACGCCGGACGGCGAGTTGGCGTCCAGGGAGCAGAACTTCAT GTCCGGTGACATGATGCCGTCTGACATGGAGCTGAACCGTGTGCTGAACAACATCCAGGAGCTTCTGCACGCCGCCTCCGACATTAGCCATGACCGCTGTGTCAAGGTTCTCACTGCCAGAGCCAAG GACGGCTCTCTGGAGCGCATCAGCTCGGCTGAGTTTGTGGCCCTGTCGGTGGCAGTAGAGGCCTTCGTTAAGGACACGGAGGAGCTGTGCGGCAGGCGCAGTGTGTCTCTGCGTGGGGCGCTGCAGAGTCAGGCTGACCGCTTTGTCCACCGCTTCCACGAGGAGCGCAAGACCAAACTCAG TCTCCTGCTGGATAATGAGCGGTGGAAGCAGGCAGAGGTTCCCGCCGAGTTTCAGGAGCTGGTGGACTCCATGGCGGACGGCGCCATCACACTCTCACTACGCAAAGCAGCAG GTCCAGACGACAGGAAGCCGGGCGACTTCTTGCTGGTACAGGGGCACAAATACGCCGTGGTGGG GACGGTGCTGCTGCTCATCCGGATCTTTCTGGAATACTGCCAGTGCGTCAATGACATCCCGGCCATAGCCACAGACATGTTGACGCGGCTGGCTGACCTCCTCAAG CACTTCAACTCTCGCAGTTGTCAGCTGGTTCTTGGTGCAGGAGCCCTGCAGGTGGTCGGCCTCAAGACCATCACCACCAAAAACCTCG cgTTAGCGTCGCGTTGCCTGCAGCTGGTGATGTTTTACATTCCCGTCATCAGGCGACATTTTGAGAGCAAACTGCAGCCCAAACACTTTAGCGTCCTCAGGCACTTTGACCACATCACCAAG GACTACAATGACCACGTGTCTGAGATCTGGGCCAAGCTGGTGGCCATCATGGACAGCGTGTTTGAGAAGGTTCTGACAAAg TATGAGGTGAAGGCCCCGATGCCGTCGTCGTGTTTCCGTAACGTGTGTAAGCAAATGGTCAAGATGCACGAGGCCATCAACGACCTCCTGCCCGCCGAGCAGACACTG atgctCTTTGTCAGGATCAACAACAGCTTGAAGGCAAACCTGAAGCGGCAGCTGGCTCGACTCGGTGTTGTCAACGATGGCGGGCCACAGCATGG
- the vps54 gene encoding vacuolar protein sorting-associated protein 54 isoform X2, whose amino-acid sequence MAARPISSPVPRPAGRDGIFRKERDPPSPSPSSSRRLTARSLPDVCPKEPTGEGRGLCDDPSVVSEHDRWTVYSSKVNLPAALNDPRLAKRESDFFTKTWGLDFSESEVMPSFCLANVTQEHFSVYLQESAQRERIHERCKTLCPVKDDIVDAISSISTTQEKSRAELDQIPKMFLKPDFALEEPSTFNAVLPWSHFNSGGGRSSRDVASSKLLQEKLSHYLDVVEVSIARQISLRSEAFFNAMSSQHDLQDRLKETQKAVAVLRRRTAAIDRVMCQGPLAALRAALTRNNCVKLHNKLKLMAAVHQTQPTVQLLLSTSEFVGALELIATTKEVLQQELQGIHSFRHLGSQLCELEKLIDKMMVEDFSMYARSELNRSLRDDTQLLEKERLQSLVFGLLRQRKLDFLDIYGDEMMAAAKAIVSQCVAERLLSIDDIDTEVVTKLAEQMRLMTFPQWFELLKDIFDCFLLFFQRMKATVSVIQLVVLEVLETNQKTSLVGKSHLEDRQPNESPGSYGDVTELAYLTHDGPFISDALRSAHPHQDGDVHQARAGTPDGELASREQNFMSGDMMPSDMELNRVLNNIQELLHAASDISHDRCVKVLTARAKDGSLERISSAEFVALSVAVEAFVKDTEELCGRRSVSLRGALQSQADRFVHRFHEERKTKLSLLLDNERWKQAEVPAEFQELVDSMADGAITLSLRKAAGPDDRKPGDFLLVQGHKYAVVGTVLLLIRIFLEYCQCVNDIPAIATDMLTRLADLLKHFNSRSCQLVLGAGALQVVGLKTITTKNLGDILRANCSPNTLASSGTLTTSPRTTMTTCLRSGPSWWPSWTACLRRF is encoded by the exons ATGGCGGCTCGGCCCATCTCCTCCCCGGTGCCTCGGCCTGCTGGCCGAGACGGGATCTTCCGAAAGGAGCGGGATCCCCCGTCcccttccccctcctcctcccggCGCCTTACTGCCCGCTCGCTACCTGACGTGTGCCCCAAAGAGCCCACTG GTGAGGGGCGGGGCCTGTGCGACGATCCCTCTGTGGTTTCGGAGCACGACCGCTGGACGGTGTACAGTTCCAAGGTCAACCTGCCAGCGGCACTCAACGACCCAAGGCTGGCCAAACGTGAGTCAGACTTCTTCACCAAGACCTGGGGTCTGGACTTCAGCGAGTCGGAGGTGATGCCGTCCTTCTGCCTCGCCAACGTTACGCAGGAACACTTCAGCGTGTACCTGCAGGAGAGCGCACAG AGGGAAAGAATCCACGAGCGATGTAAGACTCTTTGTCCAGTCAAAGATGACATTGTGGATGCCATCTCCAGCATTAGCACCACGCAAG AAAAGTCCAGAGCAGAATTGGACCAAATCCCCAAG ATGTTCCTGAAGCCTGACTTTGCCCTGGAAGAGCCGTCGACCTTCAATGCTGTCCTGCCGTGGTCCCACTTCAACAGCggtggtgggcgcagcagccgtGACGTGGCGTCCTCCAAACTGCTGCAAGAGAAG CTGAGTCACTACCTAGACGTGGTGGAGGTTAGCATCGCCCGGCAGATCTCTCTGCGCTCGGAGGCTTTCTTCAACGCCATGTCGTCGCAGCACGACCTGCAGGACCGTCTGAAGGAGACTCAAAAGGCCGTGGCCGTGCTGCGGCGCCGCACCGCTGCCATCGACCGAGTCATGTGCCAGGGCCCCCTGGCGGCTCTGCGTGCCGCCCTCACACGCAACAACTGCGTCAAGCTGCACAACAAGCTGAAGCTGATGGCGGCCGTGCACCAGACTCAGCCCACCGTGCAGTTGCTGCTCTCAACCTCTGAGTTTGTGGGAGCCCTAGAGCTTATCGCCACCACCAAGGAAGTTCTCCAGCAGGAGCTGCAAGGCATCCATAGCTTCAG ACATCTGGGCTCTCAGCTGtgtgagctggagaagctgaTTGACAAGATGATGGTGGAGGATTTCAGCATGTATGCACGCAGTGAGCTCAACCGCAGCCTGAGGGACGACACACAGCTCCTGGAGAAG gAGCGTCTTCAGTCGCTGGTGTTTGGCCTGCTGCGCCAGAGGAAGCTGGACTTTTTGGACATTTACGGTGACGAGATGATGGCAGCGGCCAAGGCCATTGTGTCCCAG tgtgtcGCAGAACGGCTCCTGTCCATCGATGATATCGACACGGAAGTTGTCACCAA GTTGGCCGAGCAGATGCGTCTGATGACCTTCCCTCAGTGGTTTGAGCTCCTCAAGGACATCTTTGACTGCTTCCTGCTTTTCTTCCAGAGGATGAAG GCCACTGTCAGTGTCATCCAGCTGGTGGTTCTAGAGGTTCTGGAGACCAACCAGAAGACTTCCTTGGTGGGTAAGTCCCACCTGGAGGACCGTCAGCCTAATGAGTCACCCGGCTCGTACGGTGACGTCACCGAGTTGGCCTACCTCACACACGACGGCCCGTTCATCAGCGACGCCCTCCGCAGTGCCCACCCCCACCAAGATGGCGATGTACACCAAGCCAGAGCCGGAACGCCGGACGGCGAGTTGGCGTCCAGGGAGCAGAACTTCAT GTCCGGTGACATGATGCCGTCTGACATGGAGCTGAACCGTGTGCTGAACAACATCCAGGAGCTTCTGCACGCCGCCTCCGACATTAGCCATGACCGCTGTGTCAAGGTTCTCACTGCCAGAGCCAAG GACGGCTCTCTGGAGCGCATCAGCTCGGCTGAGTTTGTGGCCCTGTCGGTGGCAGTAGAGGCCTTCGTTAAGGACACGGAGGAGCTGTGCGGCAGGCGCAGTGTGTCTCTGCGTGGGGCGCTGCAGAGTCAGGCTGACCGCTTTGTCCACCGCTTCCACGAGGAGCGCAAGACCAAACTCAG TCTCCTGCTGGATAATGAGCGGTGGAAGCAGGCAGAGGTTCCCGCCGAGTTTCAGGAGCTGGTGGACTCCATGGCGGACGGCGCCATCACACTCTCACTACGCAAAGCAGCAG GTCCAGACGACAGGAAGCCGGGCGACTTCTTGCTGGTACAGGGGCACAAATACGCCGTGGTGGG GACGGTGCTGCTGCTCATCCGGATCTTTCTGGAATACTGCCAGTGCGTCAATGACATCCCGGCCATAGCCACAGACATGTTGACGCGGCTGGCTGACCTCCTCAAG CACTTCAACTCTCGCAGTTGTCAGCTGGTTCTTGGTGCAGGAGCCCTGCAGGTGGTCGGCCTCAAGACCATCACCACCAAAAACCTCG GCGACATTTTGAGAGCAAACTGCAGCCCAAACACTTTAGCGTCCTCAGGCACTTTGACCACATCACCAAG GACTACAATGACCACGTGTCTGAGATCTGGGCCAAGCTGGTGGCCATCATGGACAGCGTGTTTGAGAAGGTTCTGA